The following are encoded in a window of Sinorhizobium sojae CCBAU 05684 genomic DNA:
- the trbB gene encoding P-type conjugative transfer ATPase TrbB has protein sequence MEQLRSHPRLVRKLQEALGDQLCVALDDSNVVEIMLNPDGKLFIERLGHGVAPAGEMSSAAAEMVIGTVAHALQSEVDTEQPIISGELPIGGHRFEGLLPPVVAKPSFTIRRRASRLIPLDDYVRSGVMTEAQAATIRSAIDSRLNIIISGGTASGKTTLANAVIHEIVRSAPEDRLVILEDTAEIQCAADNAVLLRTSDTVDMARLLKSTMRLRPDRIVVGEVRDGAALTLLKAWNTGHPGGVATIHSNTATSALRRLEQLTAEASQQPMHEVIGEVVDLIVSIERTPRGRRVRDIIQVERFANGRYEIESDQLTEEREARHVA, from the coding sequence GTGGAACAGCTTCGCTCTCATCCTCGCCTCGTCCGCAAGCTTCAGGAGGCGCTTGGCGACCAGCTCTGCGTTGCTTTGGACGATAGCAACGTAGTCGAGATAATGCTGAATCCCGATGGTAAGCTGTTCATAGAACGGCTCGGGCACGGCGTCGCGCCCGCTGGCGAGATGTCGTCGGCTGCGGCGGAAATGGTGATCGGGACGGTCGCTCATGCACTCCAATCCGAAGTGGACACCGAACAACCCATCATTTCCGGTGAGCTTCCGATCGGCGGACATCGTTTCGAGGGTCTATTGCCGCCAGTGGTCGCGAAGCCCTCCTTCACAATCCGTCGTCGGGCATCTCGCCTGATCCCACTCGACGACTATGTCCGCTCCGGTGTGATGACCGAGGCCCAGGCTGCGACGATCCGCAGCGCCATTGACTCACGCCTCAACATCATCATTTCCGGTGGAACTGCCTCCGGCAAAACGACGCTCGCAAATGCAGTAATCCATGAGATCGTAAGGAGCGCGCCGGAAGACCGGCTCGTCATCCTCGAAGACACCGCCGAAATCCAGTGTGCGGCCGACAACGCCGTGCTTCTTCGTACCAGCGATACGGTTGACATGGCGCGGCTGCTCAAGAGCACGATGCGCCTGCGTCCCGACCGAATAGTCGTCGGCGAGGTGCGCGATGGTGCTGCCCTCACCTTGCTCAAGGCATGGAACACCGGACATCCAGGCGGCGTGGCAACAATCCACTCGAACACGGCGACTTCCGCGCTCCGGCGCCTGGAGCAGCTGACGGCCGAAGCAAGCCAACAGCCGATGCACGAGGTGATCGGGGAGGTTGTCGACCTCATCGTTTCCATCGAGCGTACGCCGCGAGGCCGGCGTGTGCGCGACATCATCCAGGTCGAGCGCTTCGCCAACGGCCGATACGAGATCGAATCCGACCAACTCACCGAAGAACGGGAGGCGCGGCATGTCGCGTAA
- the trbL gene encoding P-type conjugative transfer protein TrbL: MVKISLARSLLIAGLAYVAFEARAFAQEGLVLTELENHISAAAKGWETTILDAAKSLFWILATIEIGIAAISLALQAASLDSWFAELVRRIMFVGFFAFVLTQGPTFARAVIDSLFQIGAGGGSASPAEIFDAGIRVASQMSQQAQFDVFEDNALAIAAVLAMGVVVICFSLVAAIFVSVMVEMYVGLLAGMIMLGLGGSSFTKDFAVRYLVYAFGVGMKLMALVMIAKIGSQVLLGRANAPTASSDQFVTTLAIAGISVVVFIIAMYVPSIIQGVVQGASVSGGMETIRHGGQAASFAAGAGFLAGGAARTGFTAGQSARAAGSSLAGAALRGFGAGIGSASSAAGSAAKEKAIGSPGAYAGSILGLANAKLDESRGGHSGHKPPPERKD; the protein is encoded by the coding sequence ATGGTGAAGATCAGTCTTGCACGTTCGTTGCTGATTGCAGGCTTGGCTTATGTCGCCTTCGAGGCACGCGCTTTCGCGCAGGAAGGACTAGTCCTCACGGAGTTGGAGAACCACATCTCGGCAGCCGCGAAAGGATGGGAAACCACCATCCTTGACGCGGCGAAATCGCTGTTTTGGATTTTGGCCACCATCGAGATCGGCATCGCAGCCATCTCGCTGGCGCTCCAGGCGGCTTCGCTCGACAGCTGGTTTGCTGAGCTTGTCCGGCGGATCATGTTCGTCGGATTTTTTGCTTTCGTTCTGACGCAGGGCCCGACCTTCGCGCGCGCCGTGATCGATAGCCTGTTCCAGATCGGCGCTGGCGGGGGCTCGGCATCCCCCGCTGAAATCTTCGACGCTGGCATTCGGGTCGCCTCACAAATGTCGCAGCAAGCCCAGTTCGACGTCTTCGAGGACAATGCGCTCGCAATCGCTGCGGTGCTGGCGATGGGTGTCGTGGTCATCTGCTTTTCGCTGGTTGCAGCAATTTTCGTGTCGGTCATGGTCGAGATGTATGTCGGCCTGCTCGCTGGCATGATCATGCTTGGGCTTGGCGGTTCCTCTTTCACGAAAGACTTCGCTGTCCGATATCTTGTCTATGCCTTCGGCGTCGGCATGAAACTGATGGCGCTCGTGATGATAGCTAAGATTGGATCGCAGGTCCTCTTGGGCCGGGCGAATGCTCCAACCGCGTCTTCCGACCAATTTGTCACGACCCTGGCGATCGCCGGCATCTCCGTCGTGGTTTTCATCATCGCCATGTACGTGCCGAGCATCATCCAAGGTGTAGTGCAAGGCGCCTCGGTTTCCGGGGGGATGGAAACGATCCGTCACGGCGGCCAGGCGGCATCCTTCGCCGCCGGCGCTGGGTTCCTCGCGGGCGGCGCCGCGAGAACGGGTTTCACGGCCGGTCAGTCGGCACGAGCGGCGGGTTCATCCCTCGCCGGCGCGGCGCTTCGGGGTTTCGGCGCGGGGATCGGATCCGCCAGCAGTGCTGCTGGTTCTGCCGCCAAGGAAAAGGCGATCGGTTCACCCGGCGCCTATGCCGGATCAATCCTCGGCCTCGCCAACGCCAAGCTCGATGAGAGCCGGGGCGGTCATAGCGGGCACAAGCCACCTCCCGAACGCAAAGACTAA
- the trbK gene encoding entry exclusion protein TrbK — protein MSRAVIIALVILVPAVSTTATALIVNSRASNPSAPEEQRTAKEKFFGAGKALPPIKDGQEMGPRW, from the coding sequence GTGAGCCGCGCCGTTATCATTGCCTTAGTGATCCTCGTCCCTGCGGTTTCGACCACAGCGACAGCGCTGATCGTCAACTCCAGAGCCTCCAACCCATCCGCACCTGAGGAGCAACGCACCGCCAAAGAAAAATTCTTCGGCGCGGGGAAGGCGCTTCCGCCGATCAAGGATGGTCAGGAGATGGGTCCAAGATGGTGA
- a CDS encoding IS110 family transposase has product MQITTVGLDLAKSVFQAHGVDETGATVLVKRLHRKQMLPFFSKLPPCLIGMEACGTAHHWARTLAAMGHEVRLIPPSYVKPYVKRGKSDALDAEAICEAVQRPTMRFVPVKTVAQQSILMTHRARSLLVRQRTMVANALRAHLAELGLVANPGIANLAKLAQQALSGESSLPSYARTTLDILIRQILVFADEIAALDQQLLAWHADSEASRRLSAIPGLGIVTATAVAATVTDPEQFRSGRQFAAWLGLTPQQCSTGGKTQLGGISKQGDRYLRRLLVVGATAVIRHTKDKATPLANWIRKLLEKKPFRLVSVALANKLARIAWVVLTRKEAYRAHEMIA; this is encoded by the coding sequence ATGCAGATCACGACCGTTGGATTGGATTTGGCCAAGAGCGTGTTTCAGGCGCATGGTGTCGATGAGACAGGCGCAACCGTGCTGGTGAAACGGCTGCATCGCAAGCAGATGCTGCCGTTCTTCTCGAAGCTGCCACCCTGCCTAATCGGAATGGAAGCGTGTGGCACAGCGCACCATTGGGCTCGGACGCTCGCCGCCATGGGGCACGAGGTCCGGCTCATTCCCCCATCCTACGTGAAGCCCTATGTCAAACGCGGCAAGAGCGACGCGCTGGATGCCGAGGCAATCTGCGAAGCCGTGCAGCGCCCGACGATGCGGTTCGTGCCTGTGAAGACGGTGGCGCAGCAGAGCATTCTCATGACTCATCGCGCCAGGTCGCTGCTCGTTCGCCAACGCACCATGGTCGCAAATGCGTTGCGGGCGCATCTGGCTGAACTCGGCTTAGTCGCCAATCCAGGCATTGCCAATCTGGCAAAATTGGCGCAGCAAGCGCTGTCTGGCGAGAGCAGCTTGCCCTCCTATGCCCGGACCACGCTGGACATTCTGATCCGGCAGATCCTGGTGTTTGCCGATGAGATCGCTGCGCTGGATCAGCAACTTCTCGCTTGGCATGCCGACAGCGAGGCCAGTCGCCGGCTCTCCGCTATCCCCGGCCTCGGCATAGTCACAGCCACGGCGGTCGCCGCCACCGTCACCGATCCCGAGCAATTCCGCTCCGGCAGGCAATTTGCCGCCTGGCTCGGCCTGACGCCGCAGCAGTGTTCGACCGGAGGAAAAACCCAGCTCGGCGGCATCTCCAAGCAGGGAGACCGATACTTGCGGAGGTTGCTCGTCGTCGGCGCCACCGCCGTTATCCGTCATACGAAGGACAAGGCAACGCCCCTGGCGAACTGGATCAGAAAGCTCCTGGAGAAAAAGCCGTTCAGGCTGGTCTCCGTTGCCCTCGCCAATAAACTCGCGCGGATCGCATGGGTCGTGCTGACCCGCAAGGAAGCCTATCGGGCCCATGAAATGATCGCCTGA
- a CDS encoding conjugal transfer protein TrbD: protein MAEALSERYRNRIHRALSRPNLLMGADRELVLITGLAAVILIFVVLTVYSALFGVVVWIVIVGLLRMMAKSDPLMRQVYVRHISYKPYYKATTSPWRRY, encoded by the coding sequence ATGGCTGAGGCGCTATCCGAACGTTACCGCAATCGCATTCACCGTGCGCTCTCCCGGCCGAACCTCCTGATGGGCGCGGACCGGGAACTGGTTTTGATCACCGGGCTTGCCGCGGTCATCCTGATCTTTGTGGTGCTGACTGTCTACTCGGCGCTCTTCGGGGTTGTCGTGTGGATCGTGATCGTCGGCTTGCTCCGCATGATGGCGAAGTCCGATCCGCTGATGCGGCAGGTCTATGTCCGGCACATTTCCTACAAACCCTACTACAAGGCGACCACCTCTCCGTGGCGGCGGTATTGA
- a CDS encoding TrbC/VirB2 family protein yields the protein MSRKNEFISIALLASPLILASVAPALASSGGSLPWEGPLEQIQESITGPVAGYIALAAVAIAGGMLIFGGELNDFARRLMYVVLVAGILLGATTIVGLFGATGASIGLTNDRVTSTRPSAEGEGAHG from the coding sequence ATGTCGCGTAAGAATGAATTTATCTCCATCGCGCTTCTTGCTTCGCCACTCATTTTGGCGTCGGTAGCACCGGCACTGGCCAGTTCAGGCGGCAGTCTGCCCTGGGAAGGACCGCTCGAGCAGATCCAGGAGTCCATCACGGGGCCAGTCGCGGGCTACATAGCACTTGCGGCAGTCGCGATCGCCGGCGGCATGCTGATTTTCGGCGGTGAGCTGAACGATTTCGCGCGGCGGCTGATGTATGTCGTGCTTGTTGCCGGCATCCTCCTCGGCGCCACGACCATTGTCGGCCTGTTCGGCGCGACCGGCGCTTCGATCGGCCTGACCAATGATCGCGTCACTTCGACGCGCCCGAGTGCAGAAGGGGAGGGGGCACATGGCTGA
- the trbJ gene encoding P-type conjugative transfer protein TrbJ, protein MPRRCSMSNKLLAGLAVVAVTVGTGEPVGAGTATGAATEWTQVLNNGELVALVGKSNEQIQNQLTQISQLAQQIETQLNIYQNLLQNTATLPSHMWGQVERDLNRLRSIVDQGQSIAFSMGNADDVLQQRFQSYATLKTNLPRNETFSSTYETWSDTNRDTIASTLNAASLTADQFDSEETTMSSLRSMSETADGQMKALQVGHEIAAQQVGQMQKLRGLVSQQMTMMGTWLQTEQTDKDLAQARREKFFNADVKSIPEGQKMEPRW, encoded by the coding sequence ATGCCGCGTCGCTGTTCAATGTCGAATAAATTGCTCGCCGGTCTGGCGGTCGTCGCCGTAACGGTCGGCACAGGCGAGCCGGTCGGTGCCGGCACCGCCACTGGCGCCGCAACCGAGTGGACGCAGGTTCTCAACAATGGGGAGCTGGTTGCTCTGGTGGGGAAGTCCAATGAGCAAATTCAGAACCAACTCACCCAGATCAGCCAGCTCGCACAACAGATCGAGACGCAGCTGAACATCTATCAGAACCTGCTCCAGAACACGGCGACGCTTCCGTCTCATATGTGGGGGCAGGTCGAGCGTGATCTCAATCGGCTCCGCAGCATCGTCGATCAAGGTCAGAGCATCGCCTTTTCCATGGGCAACGCCGACGACGTACTGCAGCAGCGGTTCCAGAGCTATGCAACCCTCAAGACCAACCTGCCAAGGAATGAGACATTCTCCTCGACTTATGAAACCTGGTCGGACACCAACCGCGATACGATTGCCAGCACGCTGAATGCGGCGAGCCTCACGGCCGATCAGTTCGACAGCGAGGAAACGACAATGTCCTCGCTGCGCTCGATGTCAGAGACCGCTGACGGGCAGATGAAGGCTCTGCAGGTGGGCCACGAAATCGCGGCCCAACAGGTCGGGCAGATGCAAAAGCTCCGCGGCCTTGTCTCGCAGCAGATGACCATGATGGGAACCTGGCTCCAGACGGAGCAGACCGACAAGGACCTGGCGCAAGCACGGCGGGAAAAATTCTTCAACGCCGACGTCAAGAGCATTCCGGAAGGTCAGAAAATGGAGCCACGCTGGTGA
- a CDS encoding acyl-homoserine-lactone synthase, translating into MQILAISKPRNIEEAQLLRSHHQLRARVFSDRLGWEVNVVGGCESDTFDDLQPTYILAVSSNDRVVGCARLLPALGPTMVANVFPSLLSAGHLDAHSSMVESSRFCVDTFLAESRGDGSIHEATLTMFAGIIEWSVANRYTEIVTVTDLRFERILARVGWPLQRIGEPRPIGATVAVAGTMPAKADTFMRLRPANYRSQIISTFGQSA; encoded by the coding sequence ATGCAGATTCTCGCGATCTCAAAGCCGCGAAATATCGAAGAAGCCCAACTTCTCCGCAGCCATCACCAACTGCGCGCCCGCGTCTTTTCCGATCGTTTGGGCTGGGAAGTCAATGTCGTCGGAGGCTGTGAGTCAGATACTTTCGACGATCTTCAACCCACCTACATCCTAGCCGTATCGAGCAACGATCGAGTGGTTGGATGTGCTCGCCTACTGCCTGCGCTCGGCCCCACGATGGTGGCCAACGTTTTCCCCTCGCTCCTTTCTGCCGGTCACCTCGACGCTCATTCCTCCATGGTCGAGAGCTCGCGCTTTTGCGTGGACACCTTCCTTGCTGAGAGCAGGGGAGACGGCTCCATTCATGAGGCGACGCTCACAATGTTCGCGGGGATCATCGAATGGTCGGTGGCAAACCGCTACACCGAAATCGTCACGGTGACGGATCTTCGGTTCGAACGGATCCTCGCCCGCGTCGGTTGGCCGCTTCAGCGCATTGGCGAGCCAAGGCCGATCGGAGCGACCGTGGCCGTGGCGGGCACTATGCCGGCAAAGGCAGACACATTCATGAGGCTCCGCCCCGCCAACTACCGCTCTCAAATCATCAGCACTTTTGGCCAATCAGCGTAA